The Mycolicibacterium flavescens genome has a segment encoding these proteins:
- the trkA_1 gene encoding K+ transport system, NAD-binding component, translated as MMRVGIAGAGAVGRSVAQELIDYGHKVLLIEHDVRHYEPRTVPDAEWLLADACELSSLEESGLQMCDVVIAATGDDKVNLAAALLAKTEFGVTRVVARVNDLRNEWLFTGAWGVDVAVSAPSALVAAIEGAIDIGHVVRLMQLRHGQVSLAKLTLPEGDPLVGQRMRDLPLLENTALAVIIRDSGIVLPRPDDVLAAGDEMLFLAGGSTHGEVAALVHGALHQTAVKGPER; from the coding sequence ATGATGCGGGTCGGCATCGCCGGTGCCGGGGCAGTGGGCCGATCGGTGGCGCAGGAACTGATCGACTACGGCCACAAGGTGTTGTTGATCGAACACGACGTGCGGCACTACGAACCGCGGACGGTCCCCGACGCCGAATGGCTGCTCGCCGACGCGTGCGAGTTGTCCTCGCTCGAAGAGTCCGGGCTGCAGATGTGTGACGTGGTGATCGCGGCGACCGGCGACGACAAGGTGAACCTGGCCGCCGCGTTGTTGGCCAAGACGGAGTTCGGTGTCACCCGCGTGGTGGCTCGGGTCAACGACCTGCGCAACGAGTGGTTGTTCACCGGGGCGTGGGGTGTCGACGTCGCGGTCTCCGCACCGAGCGCCCTGGTGGCGGCGATCGAGGGCGCCATCGACATCGGCCACGTGGTGCGGCTGATGCAGCTACGGCACGGGCAGGTCAGCCTGGCGAAACTGACGCTGCCCGAGGGTGATCCGCTGGTCGGACAGCGGATGCGCGACCTGCCGTTGCTGGAGAACACCGCGCTCGCGGTCATCATCCGCGACAGCGGGATAGTCCTGCCCCGGCCCGACGACGTGCTGGCGGCCGGTGACGAGATGCTGTTCCTGGCCGGCGGCTCCACCCACGGCGAAGTCGCTGCGCTCGTGCACGGCGCGCTCCACCAAACGGCGGTCAAAGGACCCGAGCGCTGA
- the ychM gene encoding sulfate transporter, whose translation MNLTRLLPSRSDYAELPRSWRRDILAGITVGVVALPLALAFGISSGVGAAAGLITAVVAGLVAAVFGGSHVQVSGPTGAMAVVLAPIVAQYGLGSIALVTVLAGLLVLAAGITGLGRAVTFIPWPVIEGFTLGIAAIIFLQQVPAAFGQASPAGGRTLSVAWNVVRQADWPSAARTLAVVAVVAALMVTLPRLHRSIPESLTAVIVVTIAVVALDIPAASIGGLPSHLPAPVLPQVDPAAMRTLVGAALAIAALAAIESLLSARVAATMAATGPYDPDRELVGQGLASVASGAFGGMPATGAIARTAVNVRSGARTRVAAIVHSLVLLAVVYLATGPVSAIPLSALAGVLMVTSFRMISLSTVRKILRSTRSDAVTFALTAAITVCFDLIEAVQIGVVVAAFFALRGVARRSSVTREELPGPRRPGDEQIALLRLDGAMFFGVAERISNEITDTGEARTSVVIIRLSQLGMLDATGANTLAHIATELESRGITVIIKGVRPEHMSLLVNVGVFDSLRHENHLMDSLDDAIDHARTHVSARVL comes from the coding sequence GTGAACCTCACCCGCCTGCTCCCGAGTCGGAGCGACTACGCCGAGCTGCCCCGGTCGTGGCGGCGCGACATCCTCGCCGGAATCACAGTGGGCGTGGTTGCCTTACCACTGGCCTTGGCATTCGGCATCAGCTCCGGCGTCGGCGCGGCGGCCGGCCTGATCACCGCCGTCGTTGCCGGGTTGGTCGCCGCCGTCTTCGGCGGGTCGCACGTGCAGGTGTCCGGACCCACCGGCGCGATGGCCGTCGTGCTCGCGCCGATCGTGGCCCAGTATGGCCTGGGCAGCATCGCCCTCGTGACCGTGCTGGCCGGGCTGCTCGTGCTCGCCGCCGGAATCACGGGTCTGGGCCGGGCAGTCACGTTCATCCCCTGGCCCGTTATCGAGGGGTTCACCCTGGGCATCGCCGCCATCATCTTCCTTCAGCAGGTACCCGCCGCGTTCGGCCAAGCGAGCCCCGCCGGCGGCCGCACGCTGTCCGTCGCGTGGAACGTTGTCCGACAGGCGGATTGGCCCTCAGCCGCGCGGACGTTGGCGGTGGTGGCCGTTGTCGCGGCCCTCATGGTGACGCTGCCGCGTCTGCACCGCAGCATTCCGGAGTCGCTGACGGCCGTGATCGTCGTGACAATAGCCGTTGTAGCCCTTGATATTCCGGCCGCCAGCATCGGCGGGCTCCCATCGCATCTTCCCGCACCCGTCCTACCGCAGGTGGACCCCGCCGCAATGCGGACCCTCGTCGGTGCCGCTTTGGCGATCGCCGCGCTGGCCGCGATCGAGTCCCTGCTGTCGGCGCGCGTGGCCGCCACGATGGCCGCGACCGGTCCGTACGATCCGGACCGCGAACTGGTGGGCCAGGGCCTGGCTTCGGTCGCATCGGGCGCCTTCGGTGGGATGCCTGCGACGGGGGCCATCGCCAGGACCGCGGTCAACGTTCGTTCCGGCGCGCGTACCCGGGTCGCGGCCATCGTGCATTCGCTGGTCCTCCTCGCAGTCGTCTACCTGGCCACCGGACCCGTTTCCGCAATACCCTTGTCGGCCTTGGCCGGCGTACTGATGGTGACCTCGTTCCGGATGATCTCGTTGTCCACCGTTCGCAAGATTCTGCGGTCCACCCGCTCAGACGCGGTGACGTTCGCGCTCACCGCGGCGATCACGGTGTGCTTCGACCTCATCGAGGCCGTGCAGATCGGCGTCGTCGTCGCGGCGTTCTTCGCGCTGCGCGGCGTCGCTCGTCGGAGCAGCGTCACCCGGGAGGAGCTTCCGGGCCCCCGCCGCCCCGGCGACGAGCAGATCGCGCTTCTGCGCCTCGATGGAGCGATGTTCTTCGGAGTGGCCGAGCGCATCTCGAACGAGATCACCGATACGGGCGAGGCGCGCACCTCGGTGGTGATCATTCGGCTCAGCCAGCTGGGCATGCTCGACGCCACCGGCGCGAACACGTTGGCGCATATCGCAACCGAGTTGGAGTCGCGCGGCATCACGGTGATCATCAAAGGTGTCCGGCCCGAACACATGAGCCTGCTCGTTAACGTCGGCGTTTTCGACTCACTCCGGCACGAGAACCACTTGATGGACTCGCTCGACGATGCGATCGATCACGCGCGAACGCACGTCAGCGCTCGGGTCCTTTGA
- a CDS encoding putative transcriptional regulator, with amino-acid sequence MPHRFPGGPELPLYEIKANLFKALAHPARIRVLEILSANDGPTSVSEILAETDLEPTLLSQHLAVLKRHHVVSAQRIGNSVIYDLAHPKISELLVIARAFLADVIGAHRDHLAAFEALPPLGHGK; translated from the coding sequence ATGCCACACCGCTTCCCCGGTGGCCCCGAGCTACCGCTCTACGAGATCAAGGCCAACCTCTTCAAGGCATTGGCCCACCCTGCGCGTATCCGTGTCCTCGAGATTTTGTCGGCGAACGACGGGCCGACGTCGGTCAGCGAGATACTCGCCGAAACCGACCTCGAACCCACGCTGCTGTCTCAGCATTTGGCCGTGCTCAAGCGTCATCACGTGGTCTCGGCGCAACGCATCGGCAATTCGGTCATCTACGATCTCGCTCACCCCAAGATCTCCGAACTGCTGGTCATCGCGAGGGCTTTTCTCGCTGACGTCATCGGTGCCCACCGGGATCACTTGGCGGCATTCGAGGCCCTGCCGCCGCTGGGGCACGGCAAGTGA
- the polX gene encoding PHP family phosphohydrolase, histidinol phosphatase: MDPVIALRQIAYYKDRAREDPRRVMAYRNAADVVEALSGADRDRHGTANSWQSLPGIGPKTAKVIAQAWAGREPEVLTELRSNAEDLGGGDIRAALRGDLHVHSNWSDGSAPIEEMMAAARDLGHEYCALTDHSPRLRIANGLSPERLRQQLDVIDELRDKVAPLRILTGIEVDILEDGSLDQEDELLERLDIVVASVHSKLAMDAPSMTRRMLKAVTNPHTDVLGHCTGRLVTGGRGMRPESKFDAEKVFTACRDHGTAVEINSRPERRDPPTRLLKLALEIGCLFSIDTDSHAPGQLEFLGYGAQRALDAEVPVDRIVNTWPAEELLTWAGS; encoded by the coding sequence ATGGACCCCGTCATCGCCCTGCGGCAGATCGCCTATTACAAGGACCGTGCGCGCGAGGACCCTCGCCGGGTGATGGCCTACCGTAACGCCGCCGACGTCGTCGAAGCCCTCTCCGGCGCCGACCGCGACCGCCACGGCACTGCCAACAGCTGGCAGTCGCTGCCCGGCATCGGCCCCAAGACCGCGAAGGTCATCGCGCAGGCATGGGCCGGGCGCGAACCCGAAGTGCTGACCGAATTACGGTCAAACGCAGAGGATCTCGGAGGCGGTGACATCCGCGCCGCGCTGCGCGGCGATCTGCACGTGCATTCGAACTGGTCCGACGGGTCGGCCCCCATCGAGGAAATGATGGCGGCAGCAAGGGATCTGGGCCATGAGTACTGTGCGCTGACCGACCATTCGCCGCGGCTTCGGATCGCCAACGGCCTGTCGCCCGAGCGGCTGCGCCAACAACTCGACGTCATCGACGAGTTGCGCGACAAGGTCGCCCCGCTGCGGATTCTGACCGGCATCGAGGTCGACATCCTCGAGGACGGCTCCCTCGACCAGGAGGACGAACTGCTCGAACGGCTCGACATCGTGGTGGCCAGCGTGCATTCGAAGCTGGCGATGGACGCCCCGTCGATGACGCGTCGGATGCTCAAGGCGGTCACCAACCCGCACACCGATGTGCTGGGCCACTGCACCGGCCGCCTGGTCACCGGAGGACGTGGGATGCGGCCCGAGTCGAAATTCGACGCCGAGAAGGTGTTCACGGCATGTAGGGACCATGGAACGGCCGTCGAGATCAACTCTCGACCCGAGCGGCGTGACCCGCCGACCCGACTGCTCAAGCTCGCGCTGGAGATCGGGTGCCTGTTCTCGATCGACACCGATTCGCATGCCCCCGGGCAGCTGGAGTTCCTCGGTTACGGAGCGCAACGTGCGCTCGATGCCGAGGTGCCGGTTGACCGCATCGTCAACACCTGGCCCGCCGAGGAATTGCTGACGTGGGCGGGATCATGA
- the dinB_1 gene encoding nucleotidyltransferase/DNA polymerase involved in DNA repair, with translation MFVSTGFGAAASILHADLDSFYASVEQRDEPSLRGRPVIVGAGVVLAASYEAKAYGVRTAMGGREARRLCPHAIVVPPRMSAYSQASHDVFEVFHDTTPVVEPLSVDEAFLDVSGLRRVSGSPVEIAARLRDRVREEVGLPITVGIARTKFLAKVASQEAKPDGLLLVPPDRELAFLHPLPVRRLWGVGAKTAEKLHTYGIETVADVAELSESTLGSLVGAAMGSRLFALSRNIDRRRVVTGVRRRSVGAQRALGRRGNTMSAQEIDAVVVNLIDRITRRMRKAGRTGRTVVLRLRFDDFGRATRSHTMPRATASTEVILYAARGLVAAAAPLIAERGLTLVGFAVSNIDRDGAQQLELPFEESHDTTAVDEAVDQVRQRYGNSAVTRGVLLGRDPGLEMPQLPD, from the coding sequence ATGTTCGTGTCCACTGGCTTCGGGGCGGCGGCAAGCATTCTGCATGCTGACCTCGATTCGTTCTACGCCTCGGTCGAGCAGCGTGACGAGCCGTCGCTGCGCGGCCGGCCGGTCATCGTCGGGGCAGGTGTGGTGCTCGCCGCCAGCTACGAGGCCAAGGCATACGGCGTGCGAACCGCGATGGGCGGACGAGAAGCCCGCCGCCTCTGTCCGCACGCGATCGTCGTGCCTCCGCGCATGTCGGCGTATTCACAGGCCAGCCACGACGTCTTCGAGGTCTTCCACGACACGACGCCGGTGGTCGAACCGCTGTCGGTCGACGAGGCGTTCCTCGATGTGTCGGGGCTGCGTCGGGTGTCGGGCAGCCCGGTCGAGATCGCCGCGCGGCTGCGGGACCGGGTCCGCGAAGAGGTCGGGCTACCCATCACGGTGGGGATTGCGCGCACCAAGTTCCTGGCCAAGGTCGCCAGCCAGGAGGCCAAACCCGACGGGCTGCTGCTCGTCCCGCCCGATCGTGAGCTGGCGTTCCTGCACCCGTTGCCGGTTCGGCGATTGTGGGGTGTCGGCGCCAAGACCGCCGAGAAGTTGCACACCTACGGCATCGAGACCGTGGCCGACGTCGCCGAGCTCAGCGAGTCCACTCTCGGGTCCCTGGTCGGGGCGGCGATGGGCAGCCGGTTGTTCGCGCTGTCGCGCAACATCGATCGCCGTCGGGTGGTCACCGGGGTGCGCCGGCGCTCGGTCGGCGCGCAGCGCGCGTTGGGCCGGCGTGGCAACACGATGTCGGCGCAGGAGATCGACGCCGTCGTCGTCAACCTGATCGACCGCATCACCCGGCGGATGCGCAAGGCCGGCCGGACAGGTCGCACCGTGGTCCTGCGGCTGCGCTTCGACGACTTCGGCCGCGCCACCCGGTCGCACACGATGCCGCGGGCGACCGCGTCCACCGAGGTGATCCTGTACGCCGCCCGAGGCCTCGTCGCCGCGGCGGCGCCGCTGATCGCCGAGCGCGGTCTGACCCTCGTCGGATTCGCCGTGTCCAACATCGATCGCGACGGTGCACAACAGCTCGAGCTGCCGTTCGAGGAGAGCCACGATACGACCGCGGTCGACGAAGCGGTCGACCAAGTGCGTCAGCGGTACGGAAATTCGGCGGTGACCCGCGGTGTACTGCTGGGCCGCGATCCCGGTCTCGAAATGCCCCAGCTACCCGACTGA
- the ethR_1 gene encoding transcriptional regulator, whose translation MTTVSQSRGPRGRRSGRPSGDDREHAILSTLETLLEDRSLADISVDDLAKGAGISRPTFYFYFPSKDAVLRALVEQVIAEADGNADDAMGGMDPAVDPAGVWKAINALFRTFGSHRAVTLAGAAARPTNPDVRALWSRFMQKWIDHTTASIESERARGEAPETIPAQDLATSLNLMNERTMLAAFASEQPAVSPDQLVDTLAHIWVTSIYGTTRH comes from the coding sequence GTGACCACCGTCAGCCAGTCCCGCGGACCGCGGGGACGTCGCTCCGGCCGCCCCTCCGGCGACGACCGCGAACACGCGATTCTCTCGACACTCGAGACGCTGCTCGAGGACCGCTCGCTGGCTGACATCTCGGTGGACGACCTGGCCAAAGGCGCAGGCATCTCCCGCCCCACGTTCTACTTCTACTTCCCCTCGAAGGACGCGGTGCTTCGTGCGCTCGTCGAGCAGGTCATCGCCGAGGCCGACGGCAACGCCGACGACGCGATGGGCGGCATGGATCCCGCGGTGGATCCGGCCGGAGTCTGGAAGGCCATCAATGCGTTGTTCAGGACGTTCGGTTCGCACCGCGCCGTGACCCTTGCGGGCGCCGCCGCCCGGCCCACCAATCCCGACGTACGCGCCCTGTGGTCACGCTTCATGCAGAAGTGGATCGACCACACCACCGCGTCGATCGAGAGCGAACGCGCGCGGGGTGAGGCACCCGAGACGATCCCGGCGCAGGACCTCGCGACGTCGCTGAACCTGATGAACGAGCGCACGATGCTCGCGGCCTTCGCGTCCGAGCAGCCCGCGGTCAGCCCGGACCAGCTCGTCGACACCCTCGCCCACATCTGGGTCACCAGCATCTACGGCACCACTCGCCACTAG
- the ethA_1 gene encoding putative flavoprotein involved in K+ transport has protein sequence MSEHLDVVIVGAGISGISAAWHLQDRCPGKTYAILERRENLGGTWDLFKYPGIRSDSDMFTLGFRFKPWTSEKAIADGPSIMAYLKETVAEYGIDKHIRYQHRVLSADWSDEKNRWTVRVERDGEEAEITASFLFAASGYYNYDEGYTPEFVGRDDFEGTVIHPQHWPEDLDYEGKKVVVIGSGATAVTLIPALANSGAGHVTMLQRSPTYVGSLPDVDPFAVRTKKTLPEKPAYVLNRWKSILFQSAQYQISRRFPNFMRKQLMTMAQRRLPEGYDVQKHFGPHYNPWDERLCLAPNGDLFRTIRHGKADVVTDTIERFTKTGIKLASGEELEADIIITATGLNLQLFGGAAIMRNGEPIELNETMAYKGMMLTHMPNMAFTIGYTNASWTLKADLVSEFFCRVLNYMDAEGFDRFEPMHPGNSVDERPLMDFTPGYVLRALDYLPKAGHVAPWRLKQNYLLDLQLIRRGKVDDEALEFTKHRASVKASA, from the coding sequence ATGAGCGAACACCTCGACGTCGTCATCGTGGGCGCCGGTATCTCCGGCATCAGCGCCGCCTGGCATCTGCAGGACCGCTGCCCGGGCAAGACCTACGCCATCCTGGAGCGCCGGGAGAATCTCGGCGGTACCTGGGACCTTTTCAAGTATCCGGGCATCCGCTCCGACTCGGACATGTTCACGCTCGGCTTCCGGTTCAAGCCGTGGACCTCGGAGAAGGCGATCGCCGACGGGCCGTCGATCATGGCCTACCTCAAGGAGACGGTGGCCGAGTACGGCATCGACAAGCACATCCGCTATCAGCATCGCGTGCTGTCCGCGGACTGGTCGGATGAGAAGAACCGCTGGACCGTGCGCGTCGAGCGCGACGGAGAGGAAGCCGAGATCACCGCGTCGTTCCTGTTCGCCGCAAGCGGCTACTACAACTACGACGAGGGTTACACCCCGGAGTTCGTCGGCCGTGACGACTTCGAGGGCACCGTCATCCATCCGCAGCACTGGCCCGAAGACCTCGACTATGAGGGCAAGAAGGTCGTCGTGATCGGCAGCGGCGCGACCGCGGTCACTCTGATTCCGGCGTTGGCCAACTCCGGTGCCGGGCACGTCACGATGCTGCAGCGCTCACCGACCTATGTCGGTTCGCTGCCCGACGTGGATCCGTTCGCGGTTCGGACGAAAAAGACGTTGCCGGAAAAGCCCGCGTATGTGCTCAACCGCTGGAAGAGCATCCTGTTCCAGTCCGCGCAGTACCAGATCAGCAGGCGCTTCCCGAACTTCATGCGCAAGCAGCTGATGACCATGGCGCAGCGCCGGCTGCCCGAGGGCTACGACGTGCAGAAGCACTTCGGGCCCCACTACAACCCGTGGGACGAGCGGCTGTGCCTGGCGCCCAACGGCGATCTGTTCCGGACGATCCGTCACGGCAAGGCCGATGTCGTCACCGACACCATCGAGCGGTTCACCAAGACGGGCATCAAGCTCGCCTCCGGCGAGGAGCTCGAGGCCGACATCATCATCACCGCAACGGGTTTGAACCTTCAGCTGTTCGGCGGCGCGGCGATCATGCGCAACGGCGAGCCGATCGAGCTGAACGAGACCATGGCCTACAAGGGCATGATGCTGACCCACATGCCGAACATGGCATTCACCATCGGTTACACGAACGCATCATGGACGCTCAAGGCCGACCTGGTCTCCGAGTTCTTCTGCCGGGTGCTCAACTACATGGACGCCGAGGGATTCGACCGCTTCGAACCGATGCATCCCGGCAACAGCGTCGACGAACGCCCGCTGATGGATTTCACTCCCGGTTACGTCCTGCGCGCGCTCGACTACCTGCCGAAGGCCGGACATGTCGCGCCGTGGCGGCTCAAGCAGAACTACCTGCTCGACCTGCAGCTGATTCGTCGCGGCAAGGTCGACGACGAGGCCCTGGAGTTCACCAAACACCGTGCGTCGGTGAAGGCTTCGGCCTAA
- a CDS encoding RraA family protein: protein MSIEPRPTADLVDDIGPDVRSCDLQLRQFGGRSEFAGPIVTAKCFQDNALLKSVLSEPGDGAVLVIDGDGSLHSALVGDVIAGLGVENGWAGLIINGAVRDSAMLRTLDIGIKALGTNPRKSTKTGAGERDVAVEFGGVVFQPGHVAYSDDDGIVVVAQD, encoded by the coding sequence GTGAGCATCGAACCCCGCCCCACCGCCGACCTGGTCGACGACATCGGCCCCGACGTGCGCAGCTGTGATCTGCAACTACGCCAGTTCGGTGGGCGTTCGGAGTTCGCCGGGCCGATCGTCACGGCGAAGTGCTTCCAGGACAACGCGTTGCTGAAGTCGGTGCTGTCCGAGCCGGGTGACGGCGCAGTGCTCGTGATCGACGGCGACGGGTCGCTGCACTCCGCGTTGGTCGGCGACGTCATCGCCGGGCTCGGTGTCGAAAACGGCTGGGCCGGACTGATCATCAACGGCGCGGTCCGTGACTCCGCGATGTTGCGCACCCTCGACATCGGCATCAAAGCGTTGGGGACCAATCCGCGCAAGAGCACGAAAACCGGTGCCGGAGAACGCGATGTCGCGGTCGAGTTCGGCGGTGTCGTGTTCCAGCCGGGCCATGTCGCTTACAGCGACGACGACGGCATCGTCGTGGTCGCTCAAGACTGA
- the tipA_1 gene encoding putative transcriptional regulator, which yields MDTMTVGAVATLTGVSVRTLHHYDHIGLVVPSVRTEAGYRGYTDADIERLHVVLVYRSVDMPLEEIRALLDGDGDVLDRLERQHRLLLDRADRLQHTIKAVEELMSSHRSGIQLTADEQVEIFGSAVFDEYAAESEERWGRTDAWKQSQQRTARMTKQDWIAFKADNDALLTSLAEAHRDDVVPGTERANELAAWHRENIERFYDCDHDMHVRLAEMYLADERFTRYYDDVEPGLAQFAHDIIVANIDR from the coding sequence ATGGACACCATGACCGTCGGCGCGGTGGCCACCCTGACGGGTGTCTCGGTACGCACCTTGCACCATTACGACCACATCGGTCTGGTGGTGCCGAGTGTGCGCACCGAAGCCGGCTACCGCGGCTACACCGACGCCGACATCGAACGGCTGCACGTGGTGCTGGTGTACCGGTCGGTCGACATGCCCCTCGAGGAGATCCGCGCCCTGCTGGATGGGGACGGGGATGTGCTCGACCGCCTCGAGCGCCAGCACCGGCTGTTGCTGGACCGGGCGGACCGGCTACAGCACACGATCAAGGCAGTGGAGGAACTGATGAGCTCACACCGCAGTGGCATACAACTGACCGCCGACGAGCAGGTCGAGATCTTCGGCAGCGCGGTGTTCGATGAGTACGCCGCCGAATCCGAGGAGCGGTGGGGTCGCACCGACGCGTGGAAGCAGTCGCAGCAGCGCACGGCGCGGATGACCAAGCAGGACTGGATCGCGTTCAAGGCCGACAACGATGCGCTGTTGACGTCGCTGGCCGAGGCTCACCGCGACGACGTCGTACCCGGCACAGAGCGTGCGAACGAGCTGGCCGCCTGGCATCGCGAAAACATCGAGCGCTTTTACGACTGCGATCACGACATGCACGTGCGCCTGGCCGAGATGTATCTGGCCGACGAGCGGTTCACGCGCTACTACGACGACGTCGAGCCGGGGCTGGCGCAATTCGCGCACGACATCATCGTGGCTAACATCGACCGGTGA
- a CDS encoding Histone H1-like nucleoprotein HC2, whose protein sequence is MADQQGRPDEQPHSTPPADQSTPQPAAAESASVSPDPLIPPPPAKKTPAKKTPAKKAAKKTPAKKAVKKAAPAKKAPAKKAPAKKGPVQQAPAKKAPATEPAATGNDVDSAAKVTAAQAKSTVAAASNPVAGPPPTPLIGPEPSRLPVAAAIAAGVLAIIVVLLIRRGNDED, encoded by the coding sequence ATGGCAGACCAGCAGGGCCGACCCGACGAACAGCCGCACAGCACACCACCGGCGGATCAGTCGACCCCGCAGCCCGCCGCCGCGGAGTCGGCGAGCGTCTCCCCCGACCCGCTGATCCCTCCCCCGCCGGCGAAGAAGACGCCCGCCAAGAAAACTCCCGCCAAGAAGGCCGCCAAGAAGACTCCCGCGAAGAAGGCGGTGAAGAAGGCCGCACCGGCGAAGAAGGCGCCCGCCAAGAAAGCACCCGCCAAGAAGGGTCCGGTGCAACAGGCGCCGGCGAAGAAAGCGCCCGCGACTGAACCTGCCGCTACCGGCAATGATGTTGATTCTGCGGCGAAAGTGACTGCTGCGCAGGCAAAGTCGACGGTCGCCGCCGCCAGCAATCCGGTTGCCGGGCCGCCGCCGACGCCGTTGATCGGGCCCGAACCGTCGCGGCTGCCGGTTGCGGCGGCGATCGCTGCGGGTGTGCTGGCGATCATCGTCGTACTGCTGATCCGCCGGGGAAACGACGAGGACTGA
- a CDS encoding putative copper export protein gives MVVGVVLATAATGLTWGLAYPQGSLGATAVRVVADCAGVVTLGLAVVPVLDGERHRGELLARSTRPLAVASVLWLLAELTRLIVAAAQTASLPVFRLGVQTTADFATTTAAGRAGMLAVAAATAIAVAALVAPRTASWNVAVIGAAAVGVVARQLTGHFANSPLGGVAVTVHTLAAALWVGALAALVLTVDHRGQWARMLPRFSALSLICVVVLLVGGVAGAALRLGAPAELYATGYGRLVSAKIAVTVALVVLGWRNRTMWLPAARSHRATAVVSRTRAHVETAVMLVALVLAAGLAVTG, from the coding sequence GTGGTCGTCGGGGTGGTGCTCGCGACCGCCGCGACAGGCCTGACCTGGGGGCTGGCCTACCCGCAGGGGTCGCTGGGTGCGACCGCGGTGCGGGTGGTCGCCGACTGCGCGGGTGTCGTCACGCTGGGCTTGGCGGTGGTGCCGGTACTCGACGGTGAGCGGCACCGCGGCGAGTTGTTGGCCCGCTCGACGCGACCGCTGGCAGTCGCCTCGGTGCTGTGGCTGCTCGCCGAATTGACCCGGTTGATCGTCGCGGCCGCACAGACCGCCTCGCTACCGGTGTTCCGCCTCGGCGTGCAGACCACCGCCGACTTCGCCACCACCACCGCGGCGGGGCGGGCGGGCATGCTCGCGGTCGCCGCCGCGACCGCCATAGCCGTGGCGGCGCTCGTCGCACCGCGGACGGCGTCGTGGAATGTCGCGGTGATCGGCGCCGCGGCGGTCGGAGTCGTCGCGCGCCAGCTGACCGGGCACTTCGCGAACAGCCCGTTGGGTGGTGTGGCGGTCACCGTGCACACCCTTGCGGCCGCGTTGTGGGTCGGGGCGCTGGCGGCGCTGGTGCTGACCGTCGACCACCGCGGACAGTGGGCTCGGATGCTGCCGCGCTTCTCCGCACTGTCGCTGATCTGTGTGGTGGTGCTGCTGGTCGGCGGGGTCGCCGGCGCCGCTCTCCGGTTGGGCGCACCGGCCGAGTTGTACGCGACGGGTTACGGGCGGCTGGTGTCGGCCAAGATCGCGGTGACGGTCGCGCTCGTCGTCCTCGGCTGGCGAAACCGCACGATGTGGCTGCCCGCCGCACGGTCCCATCGCGCCACGGCGGTGGTTTCCCGAACCCGGGCGCATGTCGAAACCGCGGTGATGCTCGTCGCGCTGGTCCTGGCCGCTGGTCTGGCCGTCACGGGTTAG
- the ycnJ gene encoding uncharacterized protein, copper resistance protein CopC-like protein, translated as MRTVTRVPRRPLTTVAAGAALLLWLTIGMLASAGTASAHATRIASDPAENSRLTEAPETVSATFSEALQPQFAAITVVGPDGNLWSAGEPQVQGAVLSVGVRPLGPSGRYTVNYRATSADGHVVNGSWSFELSVPGTGTPGPSAAAPAQAPADDGIPVWPFFAGAAVIIAAGAVWAVRRRA; from the coding sequence ATGAGAACCGTCACCAGGGTGCCCCGTCGTCCCCTCACCACCGTCGCCGCCGGTGCGGCCCTGCTCCTCTGGCTGACGATCGGAATGCTGGCCTCCGCGGGCACCGCGTCCGCGCATGCGACCCGCATCGCGTCGGACCCTGCGGAGAACAGCCGGCTGACGGAGGCACCTGAAACGGTGTCCGCCACGTTCAGCGAGGCACTGCAGCCGCAGTTCGCGGCCATAACAGTCGTCGGCCCCGACGGCAACCTGTGGTCGGCCGGCGAACCGCAGGTCCAGGGCGCCGTCCTCAGCGTCGGTGTGCGCCCACTCGGACCGTCCGGGCGTTACACCGTGAACTACCGGGCCACGTCGGCGGACGGACACGTGGTCAACGGGTCCTGGTCGTTCGAGCTGAGCGTGCCGGGAACCGGGACACCGGGCCCGTCGGCGGCCGCACCGGCCCAGGCCCCGGCCGATGACGGCATCCCTGTGTGGCCGTTCTTCGCGGGAGCGGCCGTCATCATCGCCGCGGGCGCGGTGTGGGCGGTGCGGCGCCGCGCGTGA